Part of the Syntrophorhabdus sp. genome is shown below.
GGCCTTGAATACGCAATGGAACAGCGACATTCTCGGCAACGGTCAGTGTCGGGAACAAGTTGAACTGCTGGAAGATGAACCCGACGTTACAGGAGCGAAAGCGTGTGATCGCCGAATCAGGCAACCTGTGCAAATCCTGCCCGAGAGCATACACCTCGCCGGAGTCCGCGTGCAAGGTGCCGCATAGCACGGAAAGAAGCGTGGTTTTGCCGCAGCCGGACGGCCCGACGACGAAGATCATCTCGCCGACCAGCGCGGCGAACTCGACCTGTTTGAGAACGGGCGTGACCTGGTCGCCGATTTGGAACGATTTGTCCACGCCGGACAGGCGAACTGCAACTTCCGGTTCAATAGTTGATAAAGAATTATCCATAGATCCTCAGCTTCGAAATACAATGGCCGGTTCTATGCGCGTCACGCGCCACACGCTCAAAAGTGCTGTGGCCATGCATATAAGCATAATTGCAACGAATACGATCACCGGGATAGGCCAGAGCATTACCATCGGCGCGCTGCCTTCCGGTATTAAGGAGAAAAATGTACTTATCAATCCCACCCCCAACCCGAATCCCGCAAAGCCGACGATTCCCGCCTGCGCCATAATCATCATGGTCAGTGTACGGTTGCCGACCCCCATCGCTTTCAACGCACCGAGGTGCCGGGTGTTTTCCAGCACGAAAGTGTAGAATGTCTGCCCGGATACTCCCAGACCGATGATGAAACCAACGCCAACCATCAGTCCCACGACGATCGGAATCGGACTATGGATCAGCATCCAGCGTATGCTCATTTCCTTGAATTCAGTTTCTGAAACCGCCTTCAAACCGGTCTCCTCGGAGATGGCGCGAGCGACCTCTCCAATCGGATTGCCGGGCGCGGGGGCCGCCAAAATATGTGTCAGCATTTTGCGC
Proteins encoded:
- a CDS encoding ABC transporter ATP-binding protein, with translation MDNSLSTIEPEVAVRLSGVDKSFQIGDQVTPVLKQVEFAALVGEMIFVVGPSGCGKTTLLSVLCGTLHADSGEVYALGQDLHRLPDSAITRFRSCNVGFIFQQFNLFPTLTVAENVAVPLRIQGLPAGKAIKRAKEILARVGIPEKANERPGRLSGGQQQRVAIARALVHDPSLIVCDEPTSALDSVSGQQVMDLLLHVANVGRRTVIVVTHDPRIYNYADRIAEMEDGRILRVTSSEHAAIPETR